TctttcatctccagtatACTCATACCTTTCCACGCCCTTATCTCCCTCTATATCCACAGTGACAATGGATATCTCAGGCTTATGAGCCCCTCCTTCCCAAATTACTTCCCTATCAACTATATTTTGAATCTTTCGGTTAATAATTTGGCGACCACATCGAACAGCACCAATTGCATACTTGAGTTTCATTTCACTCCGTATCCTATACTTTTTGGtcatattctttacatcttcCTCCACTTCTATAATCTCAGTGTTGCCTTGCGTGTACAAGTCAATGTGAACAAGCGTCCTCACCACTCTTTGGAATCTGTCACCAGTTGGTTCTGCAATAAACTCGTGGATTCTTCTTTCCCGTTTACCACGATAAATGCTCTTGGTAACAACTCTAAGATACTTTTTACACCCCTCCGGGTTTATAAAGAGAACGTATCTTTCAGAGTCCCTCACATCTTCAGGAAGAATAAGTTGGTCTCCATACTTGATATTGCCAAGTCTGTAGCCCGACGCCATTGCCCTTTTCATATGATAGTAGAGACCATTCACAATCATTCCAGAGTGACGGGTACGAACTCCAATTGGGGTCTCCCCAGTAAGGTTGAGGTCAATTGCAACCTTTTCCTTTGGAGGTAAACTGCATGCATTCTTTGCGCTCCAAATAACGAGCGGAATGGGCAACACCCACGTCAACAACAAGAAAAGGGGACTCATTTTATGTAAATGTACCCAGAGACTCCAATTTATGATAATGGGGACTGACACTTTGTGATGCCTCTCGAGCACAAGAATTTAgtgcatgcaaaatttaaagatgacaaaaataaaatgtcCAGTCTTTTATCGtcattcatcttccttcGACAGTCATTGCCATCATTCCCTTCTTCATGCCGTGCATACCGTTGCCAAGGCTTCCTCTGGCTTGTGCCATCGTCAGCATTATGCTCACATTACTTAAAACGACTCGCATAAGACGCCCGTACAACAACCTTTATTGTGGCCAACACTCTACCATCGACATCACTGCACTTGCACTCGACCATTCTCTGCTTGCCATCAGATCCCTCGGTTCGTAAAACTTCAAAACCGACAATGTGTTGTCCCCTAAAAACTCGTGCTCCACTAGTTACATCATTTAGTTCAACAACATTGCCATTCTCGTCAAAGACATTTTCAAAGCATCCCGCAGGTTCCAGCACTGCACCCCTTGGGCAATAAAAACCAACTGGACTCATCTTTTCCGCGTCAATTGTGCACTccactcttccattctttgcatCAAATTTATTCCAGTGTTCAATTCTAAAGTCCACCCGATCCTCTCTAAAAATGTGGTTGTCCCGTGCTCCACAACCAAATGTGTAGGGATCCGTTGGAATCAATCCGACAGAAATGGTTCTCCTCACAATGCTCTCCCTATCCCTCGACATTACACCAGCCAAGTGAAGCTGCCACTCATACGTCAAATTTGCATGCTCAGTCTTGAGGACCAATATGGAGTCCTTCTTGTACCGAATTACATGCTCTTGTGGAGCAACCCTTCTCTTTTTTGCAACCCAGTCATAGTCTTCAAGCTTATAGCCTCTATCACCTGGAGCAACGACAACTTCAACAGATAGACCAGTTGATGCCACTACATCAGTCAGAGGTACAGCCTTGACAACATTCTCTTGCAAGTCTTGAGCAAAGACCGTATCAGTACCAGGGGCAAATTTGGAGGTAAAATACAAGTCAGAGTACTTTACAACAGAGTCATCAAGGGGAGTAATTATTCTCAAAGAATCCCCTGGATGGAGCTCCTTGCGGCAAGGCACAGCGACAATCTTATTCAATTCACCTCCAGCCTCATCCAAACTTGCCTTGAAATCACAAACCGATTCCCTAGAGGAGACAATTTTCAGCAGAGAAGTTAGTTGGTCAGCCGGATTAAAGCATTTGCACCTAAAGGAAACGTCCTTGGGAAACCCCTCCTTTGGCACTTTAAACAAATGCAACTTTGATGCAAGTCCAGTAAACTTGAACTCTGGGTCATACAAGAGCGGTTCATCACCATCCTCATCCGTACGCTGCTCAAAGCATTCCTTGCCATCAAACGTTTCTCCAGTCGCGCAGTAAATGCCAATAATCATGCCAGGCTCCGGAACAATTTCGCAAACAGGAGAGTACCTTATATGATGCATTGAGCTCAATCCACCCAGTGGCAACAAGTTATCAAAAAGCTCTGCATCGCCGCTCCCGCATCCATAGGGCATTGGcattacatttttaaacttGATTTCCACCCATCTGTAAACGTCTTCAAACACGCATGCAAAGTTGAGGGAAAAGTCCAAATTCTTGGAGACAATAATGGCGTCCCTCGGATACTGAATCAGGTATCCTCCGCCCAAAAAGTCACAAGAATAGTAAATGAGAGTGCGGTCACTCCTAAAAACGTCAAAGTTGTTTAGCACCCGCTTGATGCTATCCTTAAAACCACTGTTGACCATGGGTGCCAAGGTCTGTCTTCTCGGGTCCTCCGGGTACATTTTAATCCTTCCAGACCTTCGGTCGCATGGTCTTCCGCAATAGTACTTTATAGAGTCTCCGGGAGCCAGGGTGAAGCTCGCAAAAGTTTCGCCCTCCGGGTCAAAATCCTCGGGACTGGAATATGCGACCTTCTTGCTAAAAACAGCGTAGTTGAGGGCAGTTCCAACTCCTCTTCCAATTTTTTCTATAATGGCATCGTCAATGGCATGGCAAAGTCGCACCAAGCCCATCAACAAGGCCGCCTTGTAGCTCACCATCTTTTCAAATCAGAAACAAAACCGCATCCAGATGACATGTAAACGCTCTATACGTCAAGAATCGGGCCTGTGGATACGAAAAACTCTCTCTAGTCGGCAGTGAACAAAATGATCATCTGCTTCAAACAAAACGTTTAGTGGCCACCTGGAGCGCTAGTTGACATACCGACAGATTCATCTGAACACGACTGAGTCCTGGAGTTTGTTTTCCGGCGTTTTTAGCGGTTCCTCAGTGACCTCACCGACTCGTGGCTACACACCCAATGCAGCGGCTTGGCGGTCGATTCAGAAGAAATCAAGTCTCTAGCAAACGCACTGGTCGATAATTCGCACCCAGAGGAACGTTTTATCATCCTACCAAAGCATGATAGGCGCCACTCCAGGATGTCTGGATTTGAGGTCATCAAACTCCTCCATTACGGCAAGTGCAACGATGTGTTTGTCTCTAGAGACGCTCAAGGGAACCTGGTGGCTGTAAAACGCTTTTACAAGCTGGAACTCGAAAATCGCAGCGACTACACCAACCGCGGAGGCAAAATCGTCAAACGGGACTGGACCCAGGCGTTTAAAGAGTCAATTGACGTCCAACGGATGATTGAATGCGATTTTTGCATCAAACTCTTGGATGTAGTTGGAGATTTTGACGCACAGGGCGGTGACGTTGAAATGGGTAAGTTaaatgtgagctatggaatagcgaacGCCGTCGTTAGACggagtcccgaagaatgagggactagagcgactaacaggagctctatggctACAAAcgggagcctaaggaagagtgATGGGAACCATATGAGCGAAGCGAATAGGCGACCAGAGGGAGCTTGTgtattcattggtagatggagtAATGGTCTATTATGAGATACTATACATCGTCTTTCatccagtagactctttagagattctcattctacCAGCGGAGCTGAGtacgaccaaagggagtctctagaagaatagatgaatgagttaccattatgagattctCAGCATCGAGTTGTCTCTGCCTATTCTGTCTTTAGCAGTAAAAGGAATTTATAACTACGAAGTATTTTGAAGAAATGTATCATATCTGTGGCTCCTAGTGCCAAgcagtgagctagttgtgagggaggatgaatgtacGAGGAGGATGTTGAATAAGAGAACTACTATAAAGTAAGAAACTAGAAGGTAGCATTATGGATGTACTCAAAAGGTGTGGATGTAAAGTACAAATGCCATAATAGCAAAAGTGATAAGAGTAAATGTACTTGTAAGAATGATCATCGAATTGAGGTAGAAGAAAGAACTCTCAAGGATGATGGGAAAGATACTGACTATAGATATTTCATACATAGGAATA
This region of Theileria equi strain WA chromosome 1, complete sequence genomic DNA includes:
- a CDS encoding hypothetical protein (encoded by transcript BEWA_024360A), whose protein sequence is MVSYKAALLMGLVRLCHAIDDAIIEKIGRGVGTALNYAVFSKKVAYSSPEDFDPEGETFASFTLAPGDSIKYYCGRPCDRRSGRIKMYPEDPRRQTLAPMVNSGFKDSIKRVLNNFDVFRSDRTLIYYSCDFLGGGYLIQYPRDAIIVSKNLDFSLNFACVFEDVYRWVEIKFKNVMPMPYGCGSGDAELFDNLLPLGGLSSMHHIRYSPVCEIVPEPGMIIGIYCATGETFDGKECFEQRTDEDGDEPLLYDPEFKFTGLASKLHLFKVPKEGFPKDVSFRCKCFNPADQLTSLLKIVSSRESVCDFKASLDEAGGELNKIVAVPCRKELHPGDSLRIITPLDDSVVKYSDLYFTSKFAPGTDTVFAQDLQENVVKAVPLTDVVASTGLSVEVVVAPGDRGYKLEDYDWVAKKRRVAPQEHVIRYKKDSILVLKTEHANLTYEWQLHLAGVMSRDRESIVRRTISVGLIPTDPYTFGCGARDNHIFREDRVDFRIEHWNKFDAKNGRVECTIDAEKMSPVGFYCPRGAVLEPAGCFENVFDENGNVVELNDVTSGARVFRGQHIVGFEVLRTEGSDGKQRMVECKCSDVDGRVLATIKVVVRASYASRFK
- a CDS encoding signal peptide-containing protein (encoded by transcript BEWA_024350A); the encoded protein is MSPLFLLLTWVLPIPLVIWSAKNACSLPPKEKVAIDLNLTGETPIGVRTRHSGMIVNGLYYHMKRAMASGYRLGNIKYGDQLILPEDVRDSERYVLFINPEGCKKYLRVVTKSIYRGKRERRIHEFIAEPTGDRFQRVVRTLVHIDLYTQGNTEIIEVEEDVKNMTKKYRIRSEMKLKYAIGAVRCGRQIINRKIQNIVDREVIWEGGAHKPEISIVTVDIEGDKGVERYEYTGDERGFLTLGVWYTPIYTTPSDESDGENVRIVTLGALLHGGPGNNVPRSPPLDLAHGSCPPPPATVNIPMCDNLAGSEERVAKAFRAVVNQPIPEAFANPYGSIPLSALQVPPPPDAHTGAFRPYVPQGH
- a CDS encoding serine/threonine protein kinase, putative (encoded by transcript BEWA_024370A), with product MSGFEVIKLLHYGKCNDVFVSRDAQGNLVAVKRFYKLELENRSDYTNRGGKIVKRDWTQAFKESIDVQRMIECDFCIKLLDVVGDFDAQGGDVEMGALWLQTGA